In one window of Schistosoma mansoni, WGS project CABG00000000 data, supercontig 0037, strain Puerto Rico, whole genome shotgun sequence DNA:
- a CDS encoding XP_018645988.1, translated as MTNIPIDGNIQTYTGHEELGSPTRILTNNALLSYHQPTIISPLISDLQQPHHQHSHSLLNQMDHATISMNNNSNTFSPSRLHLLSNTSMGISPCGIYNKRDSSIPHVLSNSEVNQLLTQSSYRPASPDYQSLDAIWCHQNKFPSGTMNHIHRPHNTNTNNGNNNNNNNSQFSPINNTSTSINHQTHRIQGNNRKLLPTHYSLGNPDNNVNSQLNNAQPMMMSNDFIESSLITTPHGSNINSFSPHAYYEIATPSETWHRRCLPLFIPNGDHHRILDSNNNTNNETHVNLHAQNLSHSVNNHFNTQHSSNNSSRQQTQQRLTELNSRSYNHIATLGRPASGKGRRRLGTSTTVNNNNNNCDDSMYNLQAGELAIHSVKRSMQNHNRQNEQYRIKSDDKLLKSQNINLTSDNNDNISKIVNNNVYHNGDNIVVSTVANHTNNNNGNIDEQDTKKPKDGQLSEQKANVQHFTYQAFREGTFV; from the exons ATGACGAATATCCCAATTGATGGTAATATTCAAACCTATACTGGTCATGAGGAATTGGGTTCTCCTACGCGTATTTTAACTAATAATGCTTTATTAAGTTATCATCAACCAACTATCATATCTCCTCTTATTTCGGATCTTCAACAACCTCATCATCAACATAGTCATTCTTTGTTAAATCAAATGGATCACGCCACAATAagtatgaataataatagtaacacgTTTTCTCCAAGTCGTCTACATTTACTTTCTAATACATCCATGGGAATTAGTCCTTGTGGTATATATAATAAACGGGATTCAAGTATACCACATGTTTTAAGTAATTCAG AAGTTAATCAACTACTAACACAATCCTCATATAGACCAGCATCACCGGATTATCAAAGTTTAGATGCAATTTGGTGTCATCAAAATAAATTTCCGTCAGGTACAATGAATCACATACATCGTCCtcataatactaatactaataatggtaacaataataataataataattcacaatTTAGTCCTATTAACAATACTTCAACCAGCATTAATCATCAAACACATCGTATACAAGGAAATAATCGAAAATTATTACCAACTCATTATTCATTAGGTAATCCTGACAATAATGTTAATTCACAATTGAACAATGCACAACCAATGATGATGTCAAATGATTTTATAGAATCATCATTAATAACAACACCACATGGTTCAAACATTAATTCATTTTCACCGCATGCATATTATGAAATAGCTACACCATCAGAAACATGGCATAGAAGATGTTTACCACTATTTATTCCTAATGGAGATCATCATAGAATACttgatagcaataataatactaataatgagACACATGTTAATTTACATGCACAAAATTTATCGCATTCagttaataatcattttaacACACAGCATTCCAGCAACAATAGTAGTCGACAGCAAACTCAACAAAGGTTGACCGAACTCAATAGTCGTTCATATAATCATATAGCTACTTTAGGTAGACCAGCTAGTGGTAAAGGACGTAGACGACTGGGTACATCGACaacagttaataataataataataattgtgacGATAGTATGTATAATTTACAAGCCGGTGAATTAGCTATACATTCAGTTAAACGTTCAATGCAAAATCACAATAGACAAAACGAACAATATAGAATTAAATCAGATGATAAGTTATTGAAATCACAAAATATCAACTTGACTagtgataataatgacaatattagtaaaatagtgaataataatgtttatcatAATGGTGATAATATTGTTGTCAGTACTGTTGCTAACCATACAAACAATAATAACGGTAATATTGATGAACAAGATACTAAAAAGCCAAAAGATGGTCAGTTATCCGAACAGAAAGCAAATGTACAACATTTTACATACCAAGCATTTCGGGAAGGAACATtcgtctaa